The Orcinus orca chromosome 16, mOrcOrc1.1, whole genome shotgun sequence genome includes a window with the following:
- the LOC101286121 gene encoding frataxin, mitochondrial-like has translation MLNDTPTSVRTVLRAALRGQNERPQIARSMWTLGRRAAASLLPCSAPPGSAQARAVAPRPTKDPWLYSCRGLRTGTATASTPSQPSPSLCCLNQILNVKKQCVCWMDLRTTGTLGDAGPLDDTTYERLAEETLDSLAELFEDLADKPYTFEGYEVSFGSGVLTIKLGGDLGTYVINKQTPNKRIWLSSPSSGPKHYDWTGRNWVYSHEGVSLHELLATELTQALKTKLDLSSLAYSGKGTCCPA, from the coding sequence atgctaaatgacacacccaccagcgtCAGGACAGTTCTGAGGGCAGCCTTAAGAGGCCAAAATGAGCGGCCGCAGATCGCGAGGAGCATGTGGACGCTTGGGCGCCGAGCGGCTGCCAGCCTCTTGCCCTGCTCGGCGCCCCCGGGCTCTGCCCAGGCCCGCGCCGTGGCCCCGCGGCCAACGAAGGACCCCTGGCTCTACAGCTGCCGGGGCCTGCGCACCGGGACCGCCACGGCCAGCACACCTAGCCAGCCCAGTCCGAGCCTCTGCTGCCTCAACCAGATCCTGAATGTCAAAAAGCAGTGTGTCTGTTGGATGGATTTGAGGACAACAGGAACTTTGGGTGACGCTGGCCCTCTGGACGATACCACCTATGAAAGACTGGCCGAGGAGACGCTGGACTCCTTAGCAGAGCTCTTTGAAGACCTTGCAGACAAACCTTACACATTTGAAGGCTATGAGGTCTCCTTTGGGAGTGGTGTTTTAACAATTAAACTGGGTGGAGATCTAGGAACGTACGTGATCAACAAGCAGACCCCAAACAAGCGAATCTGGTTATCTTCACCATCCAGCGGCCCCAAGCATTACGACTGGACTGGGAGAAACTGGGTGTACTCCCACGAAGGTGTGTCCCTCCACGAGCTGCTGGCCACAGAGCTGACCCAAGCCTTAAAAACCAAACTGGACTTATCTTCTCTGGCCTACTCTGGAAAAGGCACTTGCTGCCCAGCCTAA